Proteins encoded by one window of Nocardia goodfellowii:
- a CDS encoding DUF742 domain-containing protein has translation MTRRGEPWFDEAAGPLVRPYALTRGRTMGAGHDLDILTVVVTTDPAPTLRRIEPEYARIVHLCKAPQAVAEVSANLKLPLAVTKILVGDLIGEGHLIFRSPVQPETGPGDLNVLRAVLDGIRKL, from the coding sequence ATGACACGCAGGGGGGAACCCTGGTTCGACGAGGCGGCCGGACCGTTGGTCCGGCCATACGCGCTCACGCGTGGCCGAACTATGGGGGCGGGCCACGATTTGGACATTCTGACGGTGGTCGTGACCACCGATCCGGCGCCCACTCTGCGCCGGATCGAACCGGAGTACGCCCGAATCGTGCACCTGTGCAAAGCTCCCCAGGCGGTGGCAGAAGTGTCTGCCAACTTGAAACTTCCCTTGGCAGTGACAAAGATCCTTGTCGGAGATTTGATCGGCGAGGGACATCTGATCTTCCGGTCACCGGTACAGCCGGAGACCGGTCCCGGCGATCTCAACGTATTGCGAGCGGTTCTGGATGGCATCCGAAAACTTTGA
- a CDS encoding GTP-binding protein — translation MASENFDQHNPNAPRLAASVKILIAGGFGVGKTTMVSAISEITPLRTEELITEVSSGVDDLSGVEQKHTTTVALDFGRITIDQDLVLYLFGTPGQDRFWFLWDELSRGALGAVVLADTRRLSNSFAAVDYFERRGVPFMVGVNCFDDAPRYTVEEVRDALDLDPETPVLLCDARNRDSAKNALLVLMEHLIELAGRAPVPS, via the coding sequence ATGGCATCCGAAAACTTTGACCAGCACAACCCGAACGCGCCCCGGCTGGCGGCGTCGGTCAAGATCCTCATCGCCGGCGGCTTCGGCGTCGGTAAGACCACCATGGTGTCGGCGATCAGCGAGATCACCCCGCTGCGCACCGAAGAATTGATCACCGAGGTGTCCAGCGGTGTCGACGACCTATCCGGGGTCGAGCAGAAGCACACCACCACCGTGGCTTTGGACTTCGGACGCATCACCATCGACCAGGACCTGGTGCTGTACCTGTTCGGTACGCCCGGCCAGGACCGGTTCTGGTTTCTCTGGGACGAGTTGTCCCGGGGCGCGCTCGGCGCGGTGGTGCTGGCCGACACCCGGCGGTTGAGCAATTCCTTTGCCGCCGTGGACTATTTCGAACGCCGCGGCGTGCCGTTCATGGTCGGGGTGAACTGTTTCGACGACGCACCCCGGTACACGGTGGAGGAGGTGCGCGACGCCCTCGACCTGGACCCGGAAACCCCGGTTCTGCTGTGCGACGCCCGCAACCGGGATTCCGCCAAGAACGCGCTGCTGGTGCTGATGGAGCATCTGATCGAATTGGCCGGTCGCGCACCGGTTCCCAGCTAG
- a CDS encoding TetR/AcrR family transcriptional regulator: MSSTETSGSGDIARTLDLLWDNGPRPSRGPKPGLTLDQIVEAAVRVADTEGLEAVTMRRVATELGIGTMTLYRYLPGKGELLDLMLDRVQQPAPLDDGEPGWRAALERMAYDTLALYRRHPWLVQVNQTRPVMGPAAMQGMELVLAQIKPMGLTDQELISVVITIDGYVTGAARTQLYHEEAERKTGLTDAEFWTAQLPALERALASGDYPLMASLSEDAFDPSFDHFGFGLQRILDGFEVLVRQRN; encoded by the coding sequence ATGAGCAGCACGGAGACCAGCGGCAGCGGAGATATCGCGCGCACCCTAGACCTGCTGTGGGACAACGGTCCCCGCCCCAGTCGCGGCCCGAAACCCGGGCTCACGCTCGATCAGATCGTCGAGGCCGCGGTGCGGGTAGCCGACACCGAGGGACTGGAGGCGGTCACCATGCGCCGGGTCGCCACCGAACTCGGCATCGGCACCATGACGCTGTATCGCTATCTCCCCGGCAAGGGCGAGTTGCTCGATCTCATGCTGGACCGGGTCCAGCAGCCCGCACCGCTCGACGACGGCGAACCGGGCTGGCGCGCCGCCCTCGAGCGCATGGCCTACGACACACTCGCGCTCTACCGCCGCCATCCCTGGCTGGTCCAGGTGAACCAGACCCGGCCGGTCATGGGGCCGGCCGCCATGCAGGGCATGGAATTGGTTCTCGCGCAGATCAAACCGATGGGATTGACCGATCAGGAATTGATCAGCGTGGTCATCACCATCGACGGCTACGTCACCGGCGCGGCCCGCACCCAGCTCTACCACGAGGAAGCCGAGCGCAAGACCGGCCTCACCGACGCCGAATTCTGGACGGCCCAGTTGCCCGCGCTGGAGCGAGCGCTGGCCTCGGGCGACTATCCGCTGATGGCGTCGCTGTCCGAGGACGCCTTCGATCCGAGCTTCGACCACTTCGGATTCGGGTTGCAGCGCATTCTCGACGGCTTCGAAGTCCTGGTGCGGCAACGGAACTGA
- a CDS encoding NUDIX hydrolase, which yields MAEQRLIDTVAWVRIEDGKILCARPRGKDVFYIPGGKREGAETDLQTLLREIEEELTVALLPETVAHVGTYEAADNGLLVRMSCYTADYHGTLAASSEIDALAWFAYADRELVPPVDQLLFDDLVAAGQLS from the coding sequence GTGGCGGAGCAGCGGCTGATCGATACGGTGGCGTGGGTGCGGATCGAGGACGGAAAGATCCTGTGCGCCCGGCCGCGCGGCAAAGATGTCTTCTATATTCCGGGCGGCAAACGGGAAGGCGCCGAGACCGATCTGCAGACGCTGCTGCGCGAGATCGAGGAAGAACTCACCGTCGCCCTGCTGCCGGAGACGGTGGCGCACGTGGGCACCTACGAGGCCGCGGACAACGGGCTGCTGGTCCGGATGAGCTGCTATACCGCCGATTACCACGGCACCCTGGCCGCGAGCAGTGAGATCGACGCCCTCGCCTGGTTCGCCTACGCCGATCGGGAGTTGGTACCGCCGGTCGATCAGTTGCTGTTCGACGATCTGGTAGCCGCTGGGCAGCTGAGCTGA
- a CDS encoding nitrate- and nitrite sensing domain-containing protein produces the protein MFRARLGVRARILAIALIPSLTLLVVGVTAAGFLVRQGNYAKNWAIEMQRVIGPTAEMMEAIQLERHLTLQRLAGDQSVAPAITTARNRLDNAMKNVVEVSKGLIKIDPERLEGKFEDSDKLATGVAQARGAIDVGMLPPIEAYGFYNKLIDVISIGSQIAQQTAPNAETATELTESIRLLFAGEAMSRSYAVGSANLTRDGEALIPISEFNRQVGFYRTEIGFLTADLETEQAQAASNLVASTAWQQLSTMEVAISEHFVQENLQARAPATRQDDREKLPLTAEQWQGAASQVNHTLIQMWVEQTRHAHSRAQDLGERNETSSLYGGAGVILISVIAFLVALVLANRIIRRLKLLRGETLALANERLPELMSRLRAGEKVDPAAESANLDFGHDEIGQVAKAFEQAHAAAVAGAVAEARTREGVQAVFLNIAHRSQIVVHRQLEILDEAENRQEDPALLETLFRLDHLATRERRNAENLIILGGGQPGRQWRSPVALIDLVRSAVGETVDYARVRVSRLPEAHIMGSVVADLIHLLAELVDNATSFSPPQSKVEVFGNVVGKGLVVEITDQGMGMPEGELARVNEMLRNPPDFGVAALSVDSRLGLFVVAQLAARHGVSVRLSDSDYGGIRAIVLIPSAILAADAHIPLAESSPPETGRRYRQSVQFTGEPLPERAPVRALESEATAVLTAPPAAPPAYHPPAVEPPRMTSAVGLPPHSDATRGSGPRTDTALGLPPRPESGVGADGRPLLPRRSRQANLAPQLAQEPPTATAPTPLVERARSAEQARDLMSAIENGTRQGRRAHLAGQQAVPNSQEAVSNSTDEEGYGDRSPNR, from the coding sequence ATGTTCAGAGCGAGGCTCGGCGTCCGCGCCCGGATCCTGGCGATCGCGCTCATCCCGAGTTTGACTCTGCTCGTGGTCGGCGTCACCGCAGCCGGATTCCTGGTCCGACAGGGCAATTACGCCAAAAATTGGGCGATCGAGATGCAGCGGGTGATCGGGCCGACCGCCGAGATGATGGAAGCGATCCAGTTGGAGCGGCACCTGACGCTGCAACGGCTCGCGGGCGATCAATCCGTCGCTCCCGCCATCACCACCGCCCGCAACCGCCTCGACAACGCCATGAAGAACGTGGTGGAGGTGTCCAAGGGCCTGATCAAAATCGACCCGGAACGCCTCGAAGGCAAATTCGAGGACTCCGACAAGCTCGCCACCGGAGTCGCCCAGGCCCGCGGCGCCATCGATGTCGGGATGCTGCCGCCGATCGAGGCCTACGGGTTCTACAACAAGCTGATCGACGTCATCTCCATCGGCAGCCAGATCGCCCAGCAGACCGCACCGAACGCCGAGACCGCCACCGAACTGACCGAATCGATCCGGCTGCTGTTCGCCGGTGAAGCGATGTCGCGCAGTTACGCCGTCGGCTCCGCCAACCTCACCCGTGACGGTGAGGCCCTGATCCCGATCTCGGAATTCAACCGCCAGGTCGGCTTCTACCGCACCGAGATCGGCTTCCTCACCGCCGATCTGGAAACCGAGCAGGCCCAGGCCGCTAGCAATCTGGTCGCCAGCACGGCGTGGCAGCAACTTTCGACCATGGAAGTCGCCATCTCCGAGCACTTCGTGCAAGAGAATTTGCAGGCCAGGGCGCCGGCCACCAGGCAGGACGACCGCGAGAAATTGCCACTGACGGCCGAGCAGTGGCAGGGCGCGGCGAGCCAGGTCAACCACACCCTGATCCAGATGTGGGTGGAACAGACCCGCCACGCCCACTCCCGAGCACAGGACCTGGGCGAGCGCAACGAGACCAGCTCGCTCTACGGTGGCGCGGGCGTCATCCTGATCAGCGTCATCGCCTTCCTCGTCGCCCTGGTGCTGGCCAACCGGATCATCCGCCGCCTCAAGCTGTTGCGCGGTGAGACCCTGGCACTGGCCAACGAGCGGCTGCCGGAACTGATGTCGCGGCTGCGCGCCGGTGAAAAGGTCGACCCCGCCGCCGAATCGGCGAACCTGGACTTCGGTCACGACGAGATCGGTCAGGTGGCAAAGGCATTCGAGCAGGCCCACGCCGCCGCGGTGGCCGGCGCCGTGGCCGAGGCCCGCACCCGCGAGGGCGTGCAGGCGGTGTTCCTCAATATCGCGCACCGCAGCCAGATCGTGGTGCACCGGCAGCTGGAGATCCTGGACGAAGCCGAGAACCGGCAAGAGGACCCGGCCCTGCTGGAAACCCTCTTCCGCCTGGACCACCTGGCCACCCGCGAACGCCGCAACGCCGAGAACCTGATCATCCTCGGCGGCGGCCAGCCCGGCCGGCAGTGGCGCAGCCCGGTCGCGCTGATCGACCTGGTGCGCTCCGCGGTCGGCGAGACCGTCGACTACGCGCGAGTCCGGGTCTCCCGGCTGCCCGAGGCGCACATCATGGGCTCGGTCGTGGCCGACCTCATCCACCTGCTCGCCGAACTGGTCGACAACGCCACCTCGTTCTCCCCGCCGCAGTCGAAGGTCGAGGTGTTCGGCAACGTGGTCGGCAAGGGCCTCGTCGTCGAGATCACCGATCAGGGCATGGGCATGCCCGAGGGTGAACTCGCTCGCGTCAACGAGATGCTGCGCAATCCACCGGATTTCGGTGTCGCGGCGCTCTCGGTGGATTCCCGGCTCGGCTTGTTCGTGGTCGCTCAGCTGGCGGCCCGGCACGGCGTCTCGGTGCGGCTGTCGGATTCCGACTACGGCGGTATCCGTGCCATCGTGCTCATCCCCTCGGCCATCCTCGCCGCGGATGCCCATATCCCCCTTGCCGAATCGAGCCCTCCGGAGACGGGGCGGCGGTACCGTCAGTCGGTGCAGTTCACCGGTGAACCACTACCCGAGCGCGCACCCGTGCGTGCGCTGGAATCCGAAGCCACGGCCGTACTCACCGCCCCGCCCGCGGCGCCCCCGGCCTACCATCCGCCCGCGGTGGAACCACCGCGGATGACCTCCGCGGTGGGCTTGCCGCCGCACTCCGACGCCACGCGGGGCTCGGGGCCACGCACCGATACCGCGCTCGGTTTGCCGCCGCGCCCCGAAAGCGGTGTCGGAGCCGACGGCCGGCCACTACTGCCGCGCCGGAGCCGGCAGGCCAACCTCGCACCGCAATTGGCCCAAGAGCCGCCGACCGCCACCGCGCCCACACCTTTGGTGGAACGCGCGCGGTCGGCCGAGCAGGCCCGCGACCTGATGTCCGCCATCGAGAACGGAACCCGGCAGGGGCGCCGCGCGCATCTGGCCGGCCAACAGGCAGTGCCCAATTCCCAAGAGGCAGTGTCGAATTCTACAGATGAGGAAGGCTACGGTGACCGCTCCCCAAACCGGTGA
- a CDS encoding succinic semialdehyde dehydrogenase, whose protein sequence is MYPPVTTKNEEATMPAPDAGVFERLGAFAAIDDPAARSRKTIAETFTGNVLGSVPVGTADDVTVAFAKARAAQARWAACTPAERAAVLTRYRELVVANREFLMDVVQAETGKARWAAQEEVMGLMFAARYFAKVAPKLLGSQSVPGAFPVLNRAAVTPQPKGVVGVIAPWNYPMLLSIGDSIPALLAGNAVVVKPDSQTPYSALANAELLYRAGLPRDLLAVVTGPGTVVGTAIVDNCDYLMFTGSSDTGRALAQQCGARLIGFSAELGGKNPMIVTKGANLTKAAKAAVRACFSNAGQLCISIERLYVEQSVAAEFTEKFVAAVRAAKLGAAYDYSADIGSLISESQLETVSKHVADATAKGAEILAGGKARPDLGPLFFEPTVLSKVTDEMTCGREETFGPLVSIYPVADVEEAIELANDTEYGLNASVWAASKSEGEKIAQRLHAGTVCVDEGYAPAWGTTAAPMGGMGISGVGRRHGPDGLLKFTEPQTVVVTRFLNLDTPPLVPQDKWQPFLMAVARMIRFLPGR, encoded by the coding sequence GTGTACCCGCCAGTAACTACAAAAAATGAGGAGGCGACGATGCCCGCCCCTGATGCCGGCGTCTTCGAGCGACTAGGCGCGTTCGCGGCGATCGATGATCCCGCGGCCCGCTCGCGCAAGACGATCGCCGAGACCTTCACCGGCAATGTGCTGGGCAGTGTGCCCGTCGGCACCGCCGACGACGTCACCGTGGCATTCGCCAAGGCCAGGGCGGCGCAGGCGCGCTGGGCGGCCTGCACGCCCGCCGAACGCGCCGCCGTGCTCACCCGCTACCGCGAGCTGGTCGTGGCCAACCGCGAGTTCCTGATGGACGTGGTGCAGGCCGAAACCGGCAAGGCGCGCTGGGCGGCCCAGGAGGAAGTGATGGGCCTGATGTTCGCGGCCCGCTACTTCGCCAAGGTCGCGCCGAAGTTGCTCGGGTCGCAGTCGGTGCCGGGCGCGTTCCCGGTGCTGAACCGCGCGGCCGTGACCCCGCAGCCCAAGGGCGTAGTCGGCGTCATCGCCCCCTGGAACTACCCGATGCTGCTCTCGATCGGCGACTCCATCCCGGCGCTGCTCGCGGGCAATGCCGTGGTGGTCAAGCCGGACAGCCAGACCCCCTACTCGGCGCTGGCCAACGCCGAACTGCTGTATCGAGCCGGGCTGCCCCGGGATCTGCTCGCCGTGGTCACCGGGCCGGGCACCGTGGTCGGTACGGCCATCGTCGACAACTGCGACTACCTCATGTTCACCGGGTCCTCCGACACCGGCCGCGCCCTGGCCCAGCAGTGCGGCGCCCGCCTGATCGGTTTCTCCGCCGAACTGGGCGGCAAGAACCCGATGATCGTCACCAAGGGCGCGAACCTGACCAAGGCCGCCAAGGCGGCGGTGCGCGCGTGCTTCTCCAACGCGGGCCAGCTGTGCATCTCGATCGAGCGGCTCTACGTCGAGCAGTCGGTGGCCGCGGAGTTCACCGAGAAGTTCGTCGCCGCGGTGCGGGCGGCGAAACTCGGTGCGGCCTACGACTACTCGGCCGATATCGGCAGCCTTATCTCCGAATCCCAGCTCGAGACGGTGTCCAAGCATGTCGCCGACGCCACCGCCAAGGGCGCCGAGATCCTGGCCGGCGGCAAGGCCCGCCCCGACCTGGGCCCGCTGTTCTTCGAGCCCACCGTGCTGTCGAAGGTGACCGACGAGATGACCTGCGGGCGGGAGGAGACCTTCGGCCCGCTCGTCTCGATCTATCCGGTGGCCGATGTCGAAGAGGCGATCGAGTTGGCCAACGACACCGAGTACGGCCTCAACGCCAGCGTGTGGGCGGCCAGTAAGTCCGAAGGCGAGAAGATCGCGCAGCGACTGCACGCCGGCACCGTGTGCGTCGACGAGGGCTATGCCCCCGCCTGGGGTACCACCGCGGCGCCGATGGGCGGTATGGGCATCTCCGGCGTCGGGCGCCGGCACGGCCCCGACGGCCTGTTGAAGTTCACCGAACCGCAGACCGTCGTGGTCACCCGGTTCCTGAACCTGGATACGCCGCCGCTGGTTCCGCAGGACAAATGGCAGCCTTTCCTGATGGCCGTCGCACGGATGATCCGCTTCCTGCCCGGAAGGTAA
- a CDS encoding ATP-binding cassette domain-containing protein, giving the protein MRVNEYAVRAEGLRKKYGDKHALDGFDLTVRRGTVHGLLGPNGAGKTTAVRILSTLVRLDGGQAAVAGLDVVRQPREVRARIGLTGQYAAVDEVLTGRQNLEMFGRLFHLGGRRAKSRAVELLERFELTDAADKGVGKYSGGMRRRLDLAASMILAPEVLFLDEPTTGLDPRSRGEVWESVRALVADGTTVLLTTQYLEEADKLASHITVIDQGRAIADDTPDGLKNTIGGDQIVVIAAEVADLPAVAKVVARVCEGEPDIDDAERRVHAPVTDRVAALTEAARSLQDEGIGVEDIGLRRPSLDDVFLQLTGHRTETTEEAA; this is encoded by the coding sequence ATGAGGGTGAACGAATACGCGGTACGAGCCGAAGGGCTCCGCAAGAAATACGGGGACAAGCACGCCTTGGACGGGTTCGACCTCACGGTGCGTCGCGGCACGGTGCACGGGTTGCTCGGGCCCAATGGCGCCGGGAAGACCACCGCGGTGCGGATTCTCTCCACGCTGGTGCGCCTGGATGGTGGACAGGCCGCCGTGGCCGGGCTGGACGTGGTGCGCCAGCCACGTGAGGTCCGCGCGCGGATCGGCCTGACCGGCCAGTACGCGGCCGTCGACGAGGTGCTCACCGGGCGGCAGAATCTCGAGATGTTCGGCAGGCTCTTTCATTTGGGCGGCCGCCGGGCCAAGTCGCGCGCGGTCGAACTGCTCGAGCGCTTCGAGCTCACCGACGCGGCGGACAAGGGCGTCGGCAAGTACAGCGGCGGCATGCGCCGCCGCTTGGATCTGGCCGCCTCGATGATTCTCGCGCCGGAGGTGCTGTTCCTGGACGAACCGACCACCGGTCTGGACCCGCGCAGCCGCGGCGAGGTCTGGGAGTCGGTGCGCGCCTTGGTCGCCGACGGCACCACGGTGCTGCTCACCACGCAGTACTTGGAGGAGGCGGACAAACTCGCCTCGCACATCACGGTGATCGATCAGGGGCGGGCCATCGCCGACGACACCCCCGACGGCCTGAAGAACACCATCGGCGGCGACCAGATCGTGGTGATCGCCGCCGAGGTCGCCGACCTGCCCGCGGTCGCGAAAGTCGTGGCGCGCGTATGCGAGGGCGAACCCGACATCGACGACGCGGAACGGCGGGTACACGCGCCGGTCACCGACCGCGTCGCCGCGCTCACCGAGGCCGCGCGCAGCTTGCAGGACGAAGGCATCGGCGTGGAGGACATCGGCCTGCGCCGGCCCAGCCTCGACGATGTCTTCCTCCAGCTCACCGGGCATCGCACCGAAACCACCGAGGAGGCCGCGTGA
- a CDS encoding roadblock/LC7 domain-containing protein: protein MTAPQTGDLNWLLDDLVDRLAGVRHAVVLSTDGLLLGRSTAMSREDAEHFAAMSSTLYGLARSAGARFDGGGVRQAVIELDRAVLFVTSAGTNACLALQASETANLGMVAYEMNVTVQRVGNYLSTPARLP from the coding sequence GTGACCGCTCCCCAAACCGGTGATCTGAACTGGCTACTGGATGATCTGGTGGACCGGCTGGCAGGAGTTCGGCACGCGGTGGTCTTGTCCACCGACGGGCTGCTGCTGGGCCGCTCCACCGCGATGAGCCGGGAAGACGCCGAACATTTCGCCGCCATGTCCTCCACGCTGTACGGGCTCGCCCGCAGCGCGGGGGCCCGCTTCGACGGCGGCGGTGTCCGGCAGGCGGTGATCGAGCTGGACCGCGCGGTTCTGTTCGTCACCTCGGCGGGCACCAATGCCTGTCTGGCACTGCAGGCCTCGGAAACCGCGAATCTCGGCATGGTGGCCTATGAAATGAACGTCACTGTCCAGCGCGTCGGCAACTATCTATCCACACCAGCGCGCCTGCCATGA
- a CDS encoding ABC transporter permease: protein MTTLESTPHRSRLYWVVADCWNVVRRGLTHYQRQPVNIAWQLGFPILSVLLYGYVFGSAMTVPGGGDYRDFLMPGMFAMTMAFGFINTATLVVYDATNGVIDRFRSMPMAPSAVVSGRGVTDLLVACAELTILMLTALVIGWRPDGGILGAIVSFALLLWLRFALIWVGVWLGLLVPNPEAAGGLFAVAFPLTMISSIFVAPQLMPSWLGAIAAWNPISSTVAATRELFGTPVGSGDSWIEQHAVLMAVIWPLALTAIFLPLAVHRFQRLSR, encoded by the coding sequence ATGACCACGCTCGAATCGACCCCGCACCGTTCCCGGCTGTACTGGGTGGTCGCCGACTGCTGGAATGTGGTGCGGCGCGGGTTGACCCACTATCAGCGCCAACCGGTGAACATCGCTTGGCAGCTCGGTTTCCCGATTCTGTCGGTGCTGCTCTACGGCTACGTCTTCGGCAGCGCGATGACGGTGCCCGGCGGCGGCGACTACCGGGACTTCCTGATGCCCGGCATGTTCGCGATGACCATGGCGTTCGGGTTCATCAATACCGCGACGCTGGTGGTCTATGACGCCACCAACGGCGTGATCGATCGGTTCCGTTCCATGCCGATGGCGCCGTCGGCGGTGGTGTCCGGTCGCGGTGTCACCGATCTGCTGGTGGCGTGCGCCGAGCTGACGATCCTGATGCTGACCGCCCTGGTGATCGGCTGGCGTCCGGACGGCGGAATCCTCGGCGCCATCGTGTCTTTCGCGCTCTTGCTGTGGCTGCGATTCGCGCTGATCTGGGTCGGCGTCTGGCTCGGTCTGCTGGTGCCGAACCCGGAGGCCGCCGGTGGGCTGTTCGCGGTCGCGTTCCCGCTCACCATGATCTCCAGCATCTTCGTGGCCCCGCAGCTCATGCCGAGCTGGTTGGGCGCGATCGCCGCCTGGAACCCGATCTCCTCGACGGTCGCGGCGACGCGTGAGTTGTTCGGCACCCCGGTCGGCAGCGGTGATTCCTGGATCGAACAGCACGCGGTCCTGATGGCGGTGATCTGGCCGCTCGCACTCACCGCGATCTTCCTGCCCTTGGCGGTGCACCGGTTCCAGCGACTCAGTCGCTGA
- a CDS encoding NmrA family NAD(P)-binding protein: protein MTTLVTGATGNTGRHVVRELIERGAPVRALTRNPAAAVEVLPSGVELMAGTHTEPHTLDAVLEGVERLHVTVTAGLADVGPELVRRAVDAGVRRITVVWGGAVGPVEQAIADSGVEWTRLEPQEFMSNTLTWADSIRAEGVVREPYDLPSALVHEADIGAVAAVALLEDGHSGRVYNLTGPEALTPRQRVAILSRALGRDISFATITHAQAIDRLTATGVSREDAEYVIGWYAAPAADATTVVDTVQRVTGRPARSFEQWVAEHVERFRESPVPV from the coding sequence ATGACCACATTGGTTACCGGCGCCACCGGAAACACCGGCCGCCACGTAGTGCGTGAGCTGATCGAGCGCGGAGCGCCGGTCCGGGCTTTGACGCGGAATCCCGCCGCGGCCGTCGAGGTATTGCCCTCAGGCGTCGAGCTGATGGCGGGCACGCACACCGAGCCGCACACGCTGGACGCCGTACTGGAAGGTGTCGAACGCCTGCACGTCACCGTGACGGCGGGTCTGGCCGACGTGGGCCCGGAACTGGTCCGCCGCGCGGTCGACGCGGGCGTCCGGCGCATCACCGTGGTGTGGGGCGGCGCGGTCGGGCCGGTCGAACAGGCCATCGCGGACTCGGGCGTGGAATGGACCCGGCTGGAACCGCAGGAATTCATGTCCAACACGTTGACCTGGGCCGATTCGATCCGGGCCGAGGGTGTTGTGCGCGAGCCCTACGATCTTCCCAGCGCGCTCGTGCACGAAGCCGACATCGGTGCCGTAGCCGCCGTCGCCCTGCTCGAGGACGGCCACTCCGGCCGGGTCTACAACCTGACCGGCCCCGAAGCGCTGACACCGCGGCAGCGCGTCGCGATCCTCTCCCGCGCTCTCGGTCGCGACATCTCTTTCGCCACGATCACCCATGCGCAGGCGATCGACCGGCTGACGGCCACCGGCGTTTCCCGGGAGGACGCCGAATATGTCATCGGGTGGTACGCCGCGCCTGCCGCCGACGCGACGACGGTCGTCGACACGGTCCAGCGGGTGACGGGTCGGCCGGCCCGCTCTTTCGAGCAATGGGTGGCCGAGCATGTGGAGCGCTTCCGGGAGTCTCCGGTGCCGGTGTAG
- a CDS encoding DUF779 domain-containing protein, whose protein sequence is MTEAARVMLRRLIEQHGPVLFHQSGGCCDGSSPMCFPSREFQVGAADVLLGHLAWHTEFWMSGDQFELWKHTHLTVDVVEGRGSGFSLEAPEGVRFIIRSRLLTEAELSTLAALPPPRTGADELT, encoded by the coding sequence ATGACGGAGGCGGCGCGGGTGATGTTGCGGCGCTTGATCGAACAGCACGGGCCGGTGCTGTTCCATCAGTCCGGCGGCTGCTGCGACGGCAGTTCCCCGATGTGTTTCCCGTCGCGCGAGTTCCAGGTCGGCGCGGCCGATGTCCTATTGGGCCATCTGGCCTGGCATACCGAGTTCTGGATGAGCGGCGATCAGTTCGAGCTCTGGAAGCACACCCATCTGACGGTCGACGTGGTGGAAGGGCGCGGCAGCGGATTTTCGCTGGAGGCGCCCGAGGGAGTGCGGTTCATCATCCGGTCCCGGCTGCTGACCGAGGCCGAATTGTCCACCCTGGCGGCTTTGCCGCCGCCCCGAACCGGAGCCGACGAGCTCACCTGA